The Populus trichocarpa isolate Nisqually-1 chromosome 11, P.trichocarpa_v4.1, whole genome shotgun sequence genome has a segment encoding these proteins:
- the LOC18102911 gene encoding G-type lectin S-receptor-like serine/threonine-protein kinase RKS1 isoform X18: MSKSQGPVCLIMEAEKLFLLFSLIMLQFLSCTSQESLKTNQTIKEGDLLISKGNIFALGFFSPGSSTNRYLGIWYHKIPEQTVVWVANRNDPIIGSSGFLFINQFGNLVLYRKDDQKLLVWSTNVSVEENDTCEAQLLDSGNLILVRKRSRKIVWQSFDYPTNIQLPGMKLGLDRKLGTDRFLTSWRSADDPGIGDFSIRINPNGSPQFFLYNGTKPITRAPPWPWRSQMGTFKSVFVNDPDEIYCQSTVPDGYYLVRLIVDHSGLLKMLTWRESDGRWKEYWKSPQLQCDYYGYCGAYSTCELANYNAFGCACLPGFEPKNPMEWSLRDGSGGCVRKRLQTSSVCDHGEGFVKVENVILPDTSAAAWVDMSKSRAEYCELECKRNCSCSAYAVIVIPGKGDGCLNWHKELVDIKYDRIESHDLYVRVDAYELAGNTRKLNGSREKTMQAILAPSIALLLFLISLTAYLRLKKGAKKGTELQINSNSTESECFKLSTIMAATNNFSPANELGQGGFGSVYKGLLANGLEVAIKRLSRSSRQGIEEFKNEVMVIAKLQHRNLVKLLGYCNQDGEQMLIYEYLPNKSLDSFLFHESRRLLLDWRKRFDIIVGIARGILYLHQDSRLRIIHRDLKCSNILLDAEMNPKISDFGMAKIFEGNQTEDRTRRVVGTFGYMSPEYAVLGNFSVKSDVFSFGVVLLEIVSGKKNNRFYQQNPPLTLIGYVWELWREDKALEIVDPSLTELYDPREALKCIQIGLLCVQEDATDRPSMLAVVFMLSSETEIPSPKQPAFLFRKSDNNPDIALDVEDGQCSVNEVTISEIASR; encoded by the exons ATGTCCAAAAGCCAAGGTCCAGTTTGCCTCATCATGGAAGCTGAAAAACTATTCCtgcttttttctcttataatgcTCCAATTCTTATCTTGTACATCCCAAGAATCCTTAAAGACCAACCAAACCATTAAAGAAGGTGACCTTCTTATCTCCAAAGGAAATATTTTCGCACTAGGATTTTTCAGTCCTGGCAGTTCAACCAATAGATATCTTGGAATTTGGTACCATAAAATACCAGAACAAACTGTGGTGTGGGTTGCAAACAGGAACGATCCAATCATTGGTTCCTCTGGCTTTCTCTTCATAAACCAATTTGGTAACCTCGTTCTCTATCGTAAAGATGACCAAAAGCTTCTAGTGTGGTCTACCAATGTTTCAGTGGAAGAAAATGATACTTGTGAAGCTCAACTCTTGGATTCTGGGAATTTGATACTGGTCAGGAAAAGAAGCAGAAAAATTGTATGGCAGAGCTTCGATTATCCTACTAACATACAGCTACCTGGAATGAAACTGGGGCTGGATCGAAAATTAGGAACTGATCGGTTCCTAACATCATGGAGATCAGCTGATGACCCTGGAATTGGAGACTTTTCAATTAGGATCAACCCAAATGGTTCACCACAATTCTTTCTCTATAATGGTACAAAGCCAATTACTAGAGCTCCCCCTTGGCCATGGAGAAGTCAGATGGGCAcattcaaaagcgtttttgtaAATGATCCAGACGAAATATACTGTCAATCAACAGTTCCTGATGGTTATTATCTGGTAAGACTAATAGTGGATCATTCAGGACTTCTAAAGATGTTAACATGGCGAGAAAGTGATGGTCGGTGGAAGGAATACTGGAAGTCCCCTCAGTTACAGTGCGACTATTATGGATACTGTGGTGCTTATAGTACGTGTGAACTTGCCAATTATAATGCTTTTGGATGTGCCTGTTTACCTGGGTTCGAGCCCAAGAACCCAATGGAATGGTCATTGAGAGATGGGTCCGGTGGTTGTGTCAGGAAGCGGCTACAGACATCTTCGGTGTGCGATCATGGAGAAGGGTTTGTGAAGGTGGAAAATGTAATTCTTCCGGACACTTCAGCTGCAGCTTGGGTGGACATGAGCAAGAGTCGTGCAGAGTACTGTGAACTGGAATGCAAGAGGAATTGTTCATGCTCTGCTTACGCTGTCATTGTGATTCCCGGAAAAGGGGATGGTTGTTTGAATTGGCACAAGGAATTAGTAGACATTAAATATGATAGGATTGAAAGTCATGATCTGTATGTTCGTGTTGATGCATATGAATTAG CTGGTAATACAAGGAAGCTAAATGGTTCTCGGGAAAAAACGATGCAGGCCATTTTAGCACCATCAATTGCATTATTGTTGTTTCTCATTAGCCTAACTGCTTATTTGCGGCTCAAGAAGGGGGCAAAAAAAG GTACCGAGCTGCAGATAAACAGCAATTCTACTGAATCGGAATGTTTCAAGCTCAGCACCATAATGGCGGCCACAAACAATTTCTCTCCAGCTAACGAACTCGGGCAAggtggttttggctcggtttatAAG GGTCTGCTAGCTAATGGACTGGAGGTTGCAATAAAAAGGTTATCTAGAAGTTCAAGACAAGGAATAGAAGAGTTTAAAAATGAAGTTATGGTAATTGCAAAGCTTCAACACAGGAATCTTGTGAAACTTCTAGGTTACTGCAATCAGGATGGAGAACAAATGTTAATCTATGAATACTTGCCAAACAAAAGCTTGGACTCGTTTCTTTTCC ATGAAAGCAGAAGATTGTTATTGGATTGGCGAAAACGCTTCGATATTATTGTTGGAATAGCTCGTGGGATTTTATATCTTCACCAAGATTCCAGGTTGAGAATCATTCACAGGGATTTAAAATGTAGCAACATTCTACTGGATGCAGAGATGAACCCAAAAATATCAGATTTTGGAATGGCAAAAATATTTGAAGGCAACCAAACTGAAGATAGGACCAGGAGAGTTGTAGGAACATT TGGCTATATGTCACCAGAATATGCTGTGCTTGGAAACTTTTCTGTAAAATCAGATGTTTTCAGTTTTGGGGTCGTGTTGCTAGAGATTGTGAGTGGCAAGAAGAACAACAGATTTTATCAACAGAATCCTCCTTTGACCTTGATTGGATAT GTGTGGGAATTGTGGAGAGAAGACAAAGCATTGGAGATAGTTGATCCATCACTGACGGAGTTGTATGATCCGCGTGAAGCCTTGAAATGCATACAAATTGGTCTGCTGTGCGTGCAAGAAGATGCCACGGACAGACCATCTATGTTGGCGGTTGTTTTTATGTTGAGTAGCGAAACAGAGATTCCTTCTCCAAAACAACCTGCATTCCTCTTTAGAAAATCTGACAATAATCCTGATATAGCATTAGACGTAGAAGATGGACAGTGTTCTGTAAATGAGGTGACAATTTCTGAAATTGCTAGTCGCTGA
- the LOC18102911 gene encoding G-type lectin S-receptor-like serine/threonine-protein kinase RKS1 isoform X2, translating into MSKSQGPVCLIMEAEKLFLLFSLIMLQFLSCTSQESLKTNQTIKEGDLLISKGNIFALGFFSPGSSTNRYLGIWYHKIPEQTVVWVANRNDPIIGSSGFLFINQFGNLVLYRKDDQKLLVWSTNVSVEENDTCEAQLLDSGNLILVRKRSRKIVWQSFDYPTNIQLPGMKLGLDRKLGTDRFLTSWRSADDPGIGDFSIRINPNGSPQFFLYNGTKPITRAPPWPWRSQMGTFKSVFVNDPDEIYCQSTVPDGYYLVRLIVDHSGLLKMLTWRESDGRWKEYWKSPQLQCDYYGYCGAYSTCELANYNAFGCACLPGFEPKNPMEWSLRDGSGGCVRKRLQTSSVCDHGEGFVKVENVILPDTSAAAWVDMSKSRAEYCELECKRNCSCSAYAVIVIPGKGDGCLNWHKELVDIKYDRIESHDLYVRVDAYELGAEGDSLCHMSCHVSIGEGSGFSSGVNRYCFHSHAAGNTRKLNGSREKTMQAILAPSIALLLFLISLTAYLRLKKGAKKGTELQINSNSTESECFKLSTIMAATNNFSPANELGQGGFGSVYKGLLANGLEVAIKRLSRSSRQGIEEFKNEVMVIAKLQHRNLVKLLGYCNQDGEQMLIYEYLPNKSLDSFLFHESRRLLLDWRKRFDIIVGIARGILYLHQDSRLRIIHRDLKCSNILLDAEMNPKISDFGMAKIFEGNQTEDRTRRVVGTFGYMSPEYAVLGNFSVKSDVFSFGVVLLEIVSGKKNNRFYQQNPPLTLIGYVWELWREDKALEIVDPSLTELYDPREALKCIQIGLLCVQEDATDRPSMLAVVFMLSSETEIPSPKQPAFLFRKSDNNPDIALDVEDGQCSVNEVTITEIACR; encoded by the exons ATGTCCAAAAGCCAAGGTCCAGTTTGCCTCATCATGGAAGCTGAAAAACTATTCCtgcttttttctcttataatgcTCCAATTCTTATCTTGTACATCCCAAGAATCCTTAAAGACCAACCAAACCATTAAAGAAGGTGACCTTCTTATCTCCAAAGGAAATATTTTCGCACTAGGATTTTTCAGTCCTGGCAGTTCAACCAATAGATATCTTGGAATTTGGTACCATAAAATACCAGAACAAACTGTGGTGTGGGTTGCAAACAGGAACGATCCAATCATTGGTTCCTCTGGCTTTCTCTTCATAAACCAATTTGGTAACCTCGTTCTCTATCGTAAAGATGACCAAAAGCTTCTAGTGTGGTCTACCAATGTTTCAGTGGAAGAAAATGATACTTGTGAAGCTCAACTCTTGGATTCTGGGAATTTGATACTGGTCAGGAAAAGAAGCAGAAAAATTGTATGGCAGAGCTTCGATTATCCTACTAACATACAGCTACCTGGAATGAAACTGGGGCTGGATCGAAAATTAGGAACTGATCGGTTCCTAACATCATGGAGATCAGCTGATGACCCTGGAATTGGAGACTTTTCAATTAGGATCAACCCAAATGGTTCACCACAATTCTTTCTCTATAATGGTACAAAGCCAATTACTAGAGCTCCCCCTTGGCCATGGAGAAGTCAGATGGGCAcattcaaaagcgtttttgtaAATGATCCAGACGAAATATACTGTCAATCAACAGTTCCTGATGGTTATTATCTGGTAAGACTAATAGTGGATCATTCAGGACTTCTAAAGATGTTAACATGGCGAGAAAGTGATGGTCGGTGGAAGGAATACTGGAAGTCCCCTCAGTTACAGTGCGACTATTATGGATACTGTGGTGCTTATAGTACGTGTGAACTTGCCAATTATAATGCTTTTGGATGTGCCTGTTTACCTGGGTTCGAGCCCAAGAACCCAATGGAATGGTCATTGAGAGATGGGTCCGGTGGTTGTGTCAGGAAGCGGCTACAGACATCTTCGGTGTGCGATCATGGAGAAGGGTTTGTGAAGGTGGAAAATGTAATTCTTCCGGACACTTCAGCTGCAGCTTGGGTGGACATGAGCAAGAGTCGTGCAGAGTACTGTGAACTGGAATGCAAGAGGAATTGTTCATGCTCTGCTTACGCTGTCATTGTGATTCCCGGAAAAGGGGATGGTTGTTTGAATTGGCACAAGGAATTAGTAGACATTAAATATGATAGGATTGAAAGTCATGATCTGTATGTTCGTGTTGATGCATATGAATTAG GTGCCGAAGGGGACAGCCTTTGCCATATGTCTTGCCATGTTTCCATAGGAGAAGGGAGTGGTTTTTCGTCTGGAGTTAATCGTTATTGTTTTCATTCTCATGCAGCTGGTAATACAAGGAAGCTAAATGGTTCTCGGGAAAAAACGATGCAGGCCATTTTAGCACCATCAATTGCATTATTGTTGTTTCTCATTAGCCTAACTGCTTATTTGCGGCTCAAGAAGGGGGCAAAAAAAG GTACCGAGCTGCAGATAAACAGCAATTCTACTGAATCGGAATGTTTCAAGCTCAGCACCATAATGGCGGCCACAAACAATTTCTCTCCAGCTAACGAACTCGGGCAAggtggttttggctcggtttatAAG GGTCTGCTAGCTAATGGACTGGAGGTTGCAATAAAAAGGTTATCTAGAAGTTCAAGACAAGGAATAGAAGAGTTTAAAAATGAAGTTATGGTAATTGCAAAGCTTCAACACAGGAATCTTGTGAAACTTCTAGGTTACTGCAATCAGGATGGAGAACAAATGTTAATCTATGAATACTTGCCAAACAAAAGCTTGGACTCGTTTCTTTTCC ATGAAAGCAGAAGATTGTTATTGGATTGGCGAAAACGCTTCGATATTATTGTTGGAATAGCTCGTGGGATTTTATATCTTCACCAAGATTCCAGGTTGAGAATCATTCACAGGGATTTAAAATGTAGCAACATTCTACTGGATGCAGAGATGAACCCAAAAATATCAGATTTTGGAATGGCAAAAATATTTGAAGGCAACCAAACTGAAGATAGGACCAGGAGAGTTGTAGGAACATT TGGCTATATGTCACCAGAATATGCTGTGCTTGGAAACTTTTCTGTAAAATCAGATGTTTTCAGTTTTGGGGTCGTGTTGCTAGAGATTGTGAGTGGCAAGAAGAACAACAGATTTTATCAACAGAATCCTCCTTTGACCTTGATTGGATAT GTGTGGGAATTGTGGAGAGAAGACAAAGCATTGGAGATAGTTGATCCATCACTGACGGAGTTGTATGATCCGCGTGAAGCCTTGAAATGCATACAAATTGGTCTGCTGTGCGTGCAAGAAGATGCCACGGACAGACCATCTATGTTGGCGGTTGTTTTTATGTTGAGTAGCGAAACAGAGATTCCTTCTCCAAAACAACCTGCATTCCTCTTTAGAAAATCTGACAATAATCCTGATATAGCATTAGACGTAGAAGATGGACAGTGTTCTGTAAATGAG
- the LOC18102911 gene encoding G-type lectin S-receptor-like serine/threonine-protein kinase RKS1 isoform X1, producing the protein MSKSQGPVCLIMEAEKLFLLFSLIMLQFLSCTSQESLKTNQTIKEGDLLISKGNIFALGFFSPGSSTNRYLGIWYHKIPEQTVVWVANRNDPIIGSSGFLFINQFGNLVLYRKDDQKLLVWSTNVSVEENDTCEAQLLDSGNLILVRKRSRKIVWQSFDYPTNIQLPGMKLGLDRKLGTDRFLTSWRSADDPGIGDFSIRINPNGSPQFFLYNGTKPITRAPPWPWRSQMGTFKSVFVNDPDEIYCQSTVPDGYYLVRLIVDHSGLLKMLTWRESDGRWKEYWKSPQLQCDYYGYCGAYSTCELANYNAFGCACLPGFEPKNPMEWSLRDGSGGCVRKRLQTSSVCDHGEGFVKVENVILPDTSAAAWVDMSKSRAEYCELECKRNCSCSAYAVIVIPGKGDGCLNWHKELVDIKYDRIESHDLYVRVDAYELGAEGDSLCHMSCHVSIGEGSGFSSGVNRYCFHSHAAGNTRKLNGSREKTMQAILAPSIALLLFLISLTAYLRLKKGAKKGTELQINSNSTESECFKLSTIMAATNNFSPANELGQGGFGSVYKGLLANGLEVAIKRLSRSSRQGIEEFKNEVMVIAKLQHRNLVKLLGYCNQDGEQMLIYEYLPNKSLDSFLFHESRRLLLDWRKRFDIIVGIARGILYLHQDSRLRIIHRDLKCSNILLDAEMNPKISDFGMAKIFEGNQTEDRTRRVVGTFGYMSPEYAVLGNFSVKSDVFSFGVVLLEIVSGKKNNRFYQQNPPLTLIGYVWELWREDKALEIVDPSLTELYDPREALKCIQIGLLCVQEDATDRPSMLAVVFMLSSETEIPSPKQPAFLFRKSDNNPDIALDVEDGQCSVNEVTITEIASR; encoded by the exons ATGTCCAAAAGCCAAGGTCCAGTTTGCCTCATCATGGAAGCTGAAAAACTATTCCtgcttttttctcttataatgcTCCAATTCTTATCTTGTACATCCCAAGAATCCTTAAAGACCAACCAAACCATTAAAGAAGGTGACCTTCTTATCTCCAAAGGAAATATTTTCGCACTAGGATTTTTCAGTCCTGGCAGTTCAACCAATAGATATCTTGGAATTTGGTACCATAAAATACCAGAACAAACTGTGGTGTGGGTTGCAAACAGGAACGATCCAATCATTGGTTCCTCTGGCTTTCTCTTCATAAACCAATTTGGTAACCTCGTTCTCTATCGTAAAGATGACCAAAAGCTTCTAGTGTGGTCTACCAATGTTTCAGTGGAAGAAAATGATACTTGTGAAGCTCAACTCTTGGATTCTGGGAATTTGATACTGGTCAGGAAAAGAAGCAGAAAAATTGTATGGCAGAGCTTCGATTATCCTACTAACATACAGCTACCTGGAATGAAACTGGGGCTGGATCGAAAATTAGGAACTGATCGGTTCCTAACATCATGGAGATCAGCTGATGACCCTGGAATTGGAGACTTTTCAATTAGGATCAACCCAAATGGTTCACCACAATTCTTTCTCTATAATGGTACAAAGCCAATTACTAGAGCTCCCCCTTGGCCATGGAGAAGTCAGATGGGCAcattcaaaagcgtttttgtaAATGATCCAGACGAAATATACTGTCAATCAACAGTTCCTGATGGTTATTATCTGGTAAGACTAATAGTGGATCATTCAGGACTTCTAAAGATGTTAACATGGCGAGAAAGTGATGGTCGGTGGAAGGAATACTGGAAGTCCCCTCAGTTACAGTGCGACTATTATGGATACTGTGGTGCTTATAGTACGTGTGAACTTGCCAATTATAATGCTTTTGGATGTGCCTGTTTACCTGGGTTCGAGCCCAAGAACCCAATGGAATGGTCATTGAGAGATGGGTCCGGTGGTTGTGTCAGGAAGCGGCTACAGACATCTTCGGTGTGCGATCATGGAGAAGGGTTTGTGAAGGTGGAAAATGTAATTCTTCCGGACACTTCAGCTGCAGCTTGGGTGGACATGAGCAAGAGTCGTGCAGAGTACTGTGAACTGGAATGCAAGAGGAATTGTTCATGCTCTGCTTACGCTGTCATTGTGATTCCCGGAAAAGGGGATGGTTGTTTGAATTGGCACAAGGAATTAGTAGACATTAAATATGATAGGATTGAAAGTCATGATCTGTATGTTCGTGTTGATGCATATGAATTAG GTGCCGAAGGGGACAGCCTTTGCCATATGTCTTGCCATGTTTCCATAGGAGAAGGGAGTGGTTTTTCGTCTGGAGTTAATCGTTATTGTTTTCATTCTCATGCAGCTGGTAATACAAGGAAGCTAAATGGTTCTCGGGAAAAAACGATGCAGGCCATTTTAGCACCATCAATTGCATTATTGTTGTTTCTCATTAGCCTAACTGCTTATTTGCGGCTCAAGAAGGGGGCAAAAAAAG GTACCGAGCTGCAGATAAACAGCAATTCTACTGAATCGGAATGTTTCAAGCTCAGCACCATAATGGCGGCCACAAACAATTTCTCTCCAGCTAACGAACTCGGGCAAggtggttttggctcggtttatAAG GGTCTGCTAGCTAATGGACTGGAGGTTGCAATAAAAAGGTTATCTAGAAGTTCAAGACAAGGAATAGAAGAGTTTAAAAATGAAGTTATGGTAATTGCAAAGCTTCAACACAGGAATCTTGTGAAACTTCTAGGTTACTGCAATCAGGATGGAGAACAAATGTTAATCTATGAATACTTGCCAAACAAAAGCTTGGACTCGTTTCTTTTCC ATGAAAGCAGAAGATTGTTATTGGATTGGCGAAAACGCTTCGATATTATTGTTGGAATAGCTCGTGGGATTTTATATCTTCACCAAGATTCCAGGTTGAGAATCATTCACAGGGATTTAAAATGTAGCAACATTCTACTGGATGCAGAGATGAACCCAAAAATATCAGATTTTGGAATGGCAAAAATATTTGAAGGCAACCAAACTGAAGATAGGACCAGGAGAGTTGTAGGAACATT TGGCTATATGTCACCAGAATATGCTGTGCTTGGAAACTTTTCTGTAAAATCAGATGTTTTCAGTTTTGGGGTCGTGTTGCTAGAGATTGTGAGTGGCAAGAAGAACAACAGATTTTATCAACAGAATCCTCCTTTGACCTTGATTGGATAT GTGTGGGAATTGTGGAGAGAAGACAAAGCATTGGAGATAGTTGATCCATCACTGACGGAGTTGTATGATCCGCGTGAAGCCTTGAAATGCATACAAATTGGTCTGCTGTGCGTGCAAGAAGATGCCACGGACAGACCATCTATGTTGGCGGTTGTTTTTATGTTGAGTAGCGAAACAGAGATTCCTTCTCCAAAACAACCTGCATTCCTCTTTAGAAAATCTGACAATAATCCTGATATAGCATTAGACGTAGAAGATGGACAGTGTTCTGTAAATGAG
- the LOC18102911 gene encoding G-type lectin S-receptor-like serine/threonine-protein kinase RKS1 isoform X3, with amino-acid sequence MSKSQGPVCLIMEAEKLFLLFSLIMLQFLSCTSQESLKTNQTIKEGDLLISKGNIFALGFFSPGSSTNRYLGIWYHKIPEQTVVWVANRNDPIIGSSGFLFINQFGNLVLYRKDDQKLLVWSTNVSVEENDTCEAQLLDSGNLILVRKRSRKIVWQSFDYPTNIQLPGMKLGLDRKLGTDRFLTSWRSADDPGIGDFSIRINPNGSPQFFLYNGTKPITRAPPWPWRSQMGTFKSVFVNDPDEIYCQSTVPDGYYLVRLIVDHSGLLKMLTWRESDGRWKEYWKSPQLQCDYYGYCGAYSTCELANYNAFGCACLPGFEPKNPMEWSLRDGSGGCVRKRLQTSSVCDHGEGFVKVENVILPDTSAAAWVDMSKSRAEYCELECKRNCSCSAYAVIVIPGKGDGCLNWHKELVDIKYDRIESHDLYVRVDAYELGAEGDSLCHMSCHVSIGEGSGFSSGVNRYCFHSHAAGNTRKLNGSREKTMQAILAPSIALLLFLISLTAYLRLKKGAKKGTELQINSNSTESECFKLSTIMAATNNFSPANELGQGGFGSVYKGLLANGLEVAIKRLSRSSRQGIEEFKNEVMVIAKLQHRNLVKLLGYCNQDGEQMLIYEYLPNKSLDSFLFHESRRLLLDWRKRFDIIVGIARGILYLHQDSRLRIIHRDLKCSNILLDAEMNPKISDFGMAKIFEGNQTEDRTRRVVGTFGYMSPEYAVLGNFSVKSDVFSFGVVLLEIVSGKKNNRFYQQNPPLTLIGYVWELWREDKALEIVDPSLTELYDPREALKCIQIGLLCVQEDATDRPSMLAVVFMLSSETEIPSPKQPAFLFRKSDNNPDIALDVEDGQCSLNEVTITEIACR; translated from the exons ATGTCCAAAAGCCAAGGTCCAGTTTGCCTCATCATGGAAGCTGAAAAACTATTCCtgcttttttctcttataatgcTCCAATTCTTATCTTGTACATCCCAAGAATCCTTAAAGACCAACCAAACCATTAAAGAAGGTGACCTTCTTATCTCCAAAGGAAATATTTTCGCACTAGGATTTTTCAGTCCTGGCAGTTCAACCAATAGATATCTTGGAATTTGGTACCATAAAATACCAGAACAAACTGTGGTGTGGGTTGCAAACAGGAACGATCCAATCATTGGTTCCTCTGGCTTTCTCTTCATAAACCAATTTGGTAACCTCGTTCTCTATCGTAAAGATGACCAAAAGCTTCTAGTGTGGTCTACCAATGTTTCAGTGGAAGAAAATGATACTTGTGAAGCTCAACTCTTGGATTCTGGGAATTTGATACTGGTCAGGAAAAGAAGCAGAAAAATTGTATGGCAGAGCTTCGATTATCCTACTAACATACAGCTACCTGGAATGAAACTGGGGCTGGATCGAAAATTAGGAACTGATCGGTTCCTAACATCATGGAGATCAGCTGATGACCCTGGAATTGGAGACTTTTCAATTAGGATCAACCCAAATGGTTCACCACAATTCTTTCTCTATAATGGTACAAAGCCAATTACTAGAGCTCCCCCTTGGCCATGGAGAAGTCAGATGGGCAcattcaaaagcgtttttgtaAATGATCCAGACGAAATATACTGTCAATCAACAGTTCCTGATGGTTATTATCTGGTAAGACTAATAGTGGATCATTCAGGACTTCTAAAGATGTTAACATGGCGAGAAAGTGATGGTCGGTGGAAGGAATACTGGAAGTCCCCTCAGTTACAGTGCGACTATTATGGATACTGTGGTGCTTATAGTACGTGTGAACTTGCCAATTATAATGCTTTTGGATGTGCCTGTTTACCTGGGTTCGAGCCCAAGAACCCAATGGAATGGTCATTGAGAGATGGGTCCGGTGGTTGTGTCAGGAAGCGGCTACAGACATCTTCGGTGTGCGATCATGGAGAAGGGTTTGTGAAGGTGGAAAATGTAATTCTTCCGGACACTTCAGCTGCAGCTTGGGTGGACATGAGCAAGAGTCGTGCAGAGTACTGTGAACTGGAATGCAAGAGGAATTGTTCATGCTCTGCTTACGCTGTCATTGTGATTCCCGGAAAAGGGGATGGTTGTTTGAATTGGCACAAGGAATTAGTAGACATTAAATATGATAGGATTGAAAGTCATGATCTGTATGTTCGTGTTGATGCATATGAATTAG GTGCCGAAGGGGACAGCCTTTGCCATATGTCTTGCCATGTTTCCATAGGAGAAGGGAGTGGTTTTTCGTCTGGAGTTAATCGTTATTGTTTTCATTCTCATGCAGCTGGTAATACAAGGAAGCTAAATGGTTCTCGGGAAAAAACGATGCAGGCCATTTTAGCACCATCAATTGCATTATTGTTGTTTCTCATTAGCCTAACTGCTTATTTGCGGCTCAAGAAGGGGGCAAAAAAAG GTACCGAGCTGCAGATAAACAGCAATTCTACTGAATCGGAATGTTTCAAGCTCAGCACCATAATGGCGGCCACAAACAATTTCTCTCCAGCTAACGAACTCGGGCAAggtggttttggctcggtttatAAG GGTCTGCTAGCTAATGGACTGGAGGTTGCAATAAAAAGGTTATCTAGAAGTTCAAGACAAGGAATAGAAGAGTTTAAAAATGAAGTTATGGTAATTGCAAAGCTTCAACACAGGAATCTTGTGAAACTTCTAGGTTACTGCAATCAGGATGGAGAACAAATGTTAATCTATGAATACTTGCCAAACAAAAGCTTGGACTCGTTTCTTTTCC ATGAAAGCAGAAGATTGTTATTGGATTGGCGAAAACGCTTCGATATTATTGTTGGAATAGCTCGTGGGATTTTATATCTTCACCAAGATTCCAGGTTGAGAATCATTCACAGGGATTTAAAATGTAGCAACATTCTACTGGATGCAGAGATGAACCCAAAAATATCAGATTTTGGAATGGCAAAAATATTTGAAGGCAACCAAACTGAAGATAGGACCAGGAGAGTTGTAGGAACATT TGGCTATATGTCACCAGAATATGCTGTGCTTGGAAACTTTTCTGTAAAATCAGATGTTTTCAGTTTTGGGGTCGTGTTGCTAGAGATTGTGAGTGGCAAGAAGAACAACAGATTTTATCAACAGAATCCTCCTTTGACCTTGATTGGATAT GTGTGGGAATTGTGGAGAGAAGACAAAGCATTGGAGATAGTTGATCCATCACTGACGGAGTTGTATGATCCGCGTGAAGCCTTGAAATGCATACAAATTGGTCTGCTGTGCGTGCAAGAAGATGCCACGGACAGACCATCTATGTTGGCGGTTGTTTTTATGTTGAGTAGCGAAACAGAGATTCCTTCTCCAAAACAAC